The Kineothrix sp. MB12-C1 genome includes a window with the following:
- a CDS encoding metallophosphoesterase, producing the protein MSDIWKIGILAVLITSIAYDSTRFVRREYTIRSLKIKKNCKVIVLSDLHNKRYGRDNEKLIRAIDEVNPDMIVVAGDMVTAQEKRTSYEVPIALLYRLAQKYPVYYGNGNHEYRMKIYKKGYGDIYQNYKKELKQCGVRMLENERVYLPDTNIELCGLEIEKYYYKRFKKIEMAKDYVQSLIGKAEESRFTFLIAHNPDYFKEYVGWGADLSVSGHLHGGVMRLPWLGGVISPMVKFFPRYDGGLFEEEDKRMIVSRGLGMHTIPLRIFNPAELVVVHLESEAE; encoded by the coding sequence ATGAGTGATATATGGAAGATAGGAATTTTGGCAGTATTGATTACATCGATCGCTTATGACAGTACGCGATTTGTAAGGAGAGAGTATACGATACGGTCTTTAAAGATAAAGAAAAACTGTAAGGTTATCGTGTTGTCAGATCTTCATAATAAAAGATATGGCAGAGACAATGAGAAGCTGATACGCGCGATCGATGAGGTGAATCCAGATATGATTGTGGTGGCGGGGGATATGGTGACGGCACAAGAGAAGCGGACAAGTTACGAAGTACCCATAGCGTTACTGTACAGGCTGGCGCAGAAGTATCCTGTTTATTATGGAAACGGCAATCACGAATATCGAATGAAGATATATAAGAAGGGATATGGCGACATCTATCAGAATTATAAGAAGGAATTGAAGCAATGTGGTGTCCGTATGCTGGAGAATGAACGGGTGTATCTTCCCGATACGAATATAGAGCTGTGTGGGCTGGAGATTGAGAAATACTATTACAAGAGATTTAAGAAGATAGAGATGGCAAAAGACTATGTGCAAAGCTTGATCGGTAAAGCGGAGGAGTCCAGATTTACTTTCCTGATCGCTCATAATCCTGACTATTTTAAAGAATATGTGGGATGGGGGGCAGATTTGAGCGTGTCAGGTCATTTGCACGGCGGTGTTATGCGGCTGCCGTGGCTTGGCGGTGTTATCTCGCCTATGGTGAAATTTTTCCCCCGATATGATGGAGGCCTATTTGAAGAAGAGGATAAGAGAATGATTGTGAGCCGGGGACTTGGCATGCATACGATACCGCTTAGAATCTTCAATCCGGCAGAACTTGTTGTAGTTCATCTTGAGTCAGAAGCTGAATAG
- a CDS encoding OadG family protein, whose translation MKKWLLVLGMITCVLGVSAFGMTAQAASGSALMTEEDALGMGDQLVEAIAMICAQGQQAQYASDAVITAAFDSWMGAQEEMGSYVEITGHTAEIDEKGVVVDVAVKGSTRNAVVEVVLDKDLSLSSVTTNVEYTFAEKMEKAALNTLLGMGTVFVVLILISFLISGFTFIPKIQAAFEGKGAVKEEKIKEPVAVDNTIAQIIEKEELADVSGDFELVAVIAAAIAASEGKTRTDGFVVRSIRKRRAF comes from the coding sequence ATGAAAAAATGGTTATTAGTATTAGGTATGATTACCTGTGTCCTTGGAGTGAGTGCATTTGGAATGACTGCGCAGGCAGCTTCCGGAAGTGCCCTTATGACAGAAGAAGATGCGCTTGGCATGGGCGATCAGTTAGTAGAAGCTATTGCCATGATTTGTGCACAGGGCCAACAAGCACAGTATGCTTCAGATGCAGTCATAACGGCAGCCTTTGACAGTTGGATGGGCGCACAAGAGGAAATGGGTAGTTATGTTGAGATAACAGGACATACCGCTGAGATAGATGAAAAAGGCGTTGTCGTGGATGTTGCGGTGAAAGGTTCGACGCGCAATGCGGTAGTAGAGGTCGTTTTAGATAAGGATCTATCTCTATCAAGCGTTACGACTAATGTCGAGTATACTTTCGCAGAGAAGATGGAAAAGGCGGCGCTCAATACTTTGCTCGGTATGGGAACGGTATTTGTAGTTCTAATTCTCATTTCGTTCCTTATTTCCGGATTCACCTTTATTCCGAAGATTCAAGCAGCCTTCGAAGGTAAAGGGGCAGTAAAAGAAGAGAAGATAAAAGAACCTGTTGCAGTGGATAATACAATAGCACAAATTATTGAAAAGGAAGAATTGGCTGATGTATCCGGTGACTTTGAACTTGTAGCGGTCATTGCGGCAGCTATTGCAGCAAGTGAGGGTAAGACCCGCACAGACGGATTTGTGGTTAGGTCTATTAGGAAAAGAAGAGCATTTTAA
- a CDS encoding D-alanyl-D-alanine carboxypeptidase family protein, whose translation MEKAKRKERKSPQEIFCAARVLRLCALILSIFLCIGTVSEAAARVLPVSEAEENSTNIKLYARSAVLMDADSGRVLFGKNEMEAMPMASTTKIMTCIIALENGNLQDVVTVSGLAARQPKVHLGMRDGQQFVLNDLLYSLMLESHNDSAVAIAEHIAGSVEAFADLMNQKARDIGCYDTFFITPNGLDASVTDQNGNMKVHSTTAKDLARIMRYCIEDSPEKEGFLTITRERSYSFADVEGNRSYSCTNHNSFLTMMDGALSGKTGFTNNAGYCYVGALTREGKSFIVALLACGWPNNRSYKWSDTKALMSYGLTNYEYRDVYEIQELSSIYVEGGVPENQKPYGNAYVEVTLEEGEKELSILLRQDEEVSIQRQIPKKLAAPVEEGSAVGSVKYYLGNELIKEYPVFTKYGVDSMSFIWIVQYIWNRYAI comes from the coding sequence ATGGAGAAAGCAAAGAGAAAAGAAAGAAAGAGTCCGCAGGAGATCTTTTGTGCCGCTAGAGTACTGCGCTTATGTGCTCTGATTCTATCAATATTTTTATGTATCGGTACAGTGAGTGAGGCTGCTGCAAGAGTGCTGCCTGTATCCGAGGCAGAGGAAAATAGTACAAACATAAAGTTATACGCCCGTTCTGCGGTCCTTATGGATGCGGATTCAGGGCGTGTTTTATTCGGGAAAAATGAAATGGAAGCGATGCCCATGGCAAGCACTACAAAAATTATGACTTGTATTATTGCCTTGGAAAATGGTAATTTGCAGGATGTTGTTACCGTATCTGGACTGGCAGCCAGACAGCCGAAGGTACATCTTGGTATGAGAGACGGACAGCAATTCGTATTAAATGACTTGCTTTATTCCCTTATGCTGGAATCGCACAATGATTCGGCCGTTGCTATTGCCGAGCATATTGCGGGAAGTGTGGAAGCATTTGCGGATTTAATGAATCAAAAAGCAAGGGATATTGGGTGCTATGATACCTTTTTCATTACGCCGAATGGATTGGATGCTTCTGTGACCGACCAAAACGGCAATATGAAAGTACATTCCACCACGGCAAAGGATCTGGCACGGATTATGAGATATTGCATCGAAGATTCGCCGGAGAAAGAAGGTTTTTTGACAATAACGAGGGAAAGAAGCTATTCCTTTGCAGATGTGGAGGGAAATAGAAGCTACTCCTGTACGAATCACAACAGCTTTCTTACGATGATGGATGGAGCTCTTTCGGGTAAAACGGGTTTTACCAATAATGCAGGTTATTGCTATGTGGGAGCGCTGACGCGGGAAGGGAAGTCTTTCATTGTCGCCCTCTTAGCTTGTGGATGGCCCAACAACAGAAGCTATAAATGGAGCGATACGAAGGCGCTTATGAGCTATGGGTTAACTAATTATGAATATAGAGATGTATATGAGATACAGGAGCTGTCTTCTATCTATGTTGAAGGTGGGGTTCCTGAGAATCAGAAGCCTTACGGAAATGCCTATGTGGAGGTGACATTGGAAGAGGGGGAAAAAGAACTAAGCATTCTTTTGCGTCAGGATGAAGAAGTCAGCATTCAAAGACAAATTCCTAAAAAGTTGGCAGCACCTGTGGAAGAGGGCAGTGCCGTGGGCAGTGTGAAATACTATTTGGGTAATGAGTTAATAAAAGAATATCCCGTTTTTACTAAATATGGGGTTGATTCAATGAGTTTTATATGGATAGTGCAATACATATGGAATAGGTATGCAATATAA
- the scpB gene encoding SMC-Scp complex subunit ScpB, with translation MDRKKAEAVLEAILFTMGDSVEVVRLAGTIEEDVKVTKEILADMKVRYEKEDRGIMLIELEDAVQLCTKPDMYEYLIKVAKTPRKFVLTDMLLETLSIIAYKQPVTKLEIEKIRGVNCDYAVSRLVEFNLVTEVGRLDAPGKPLLFGTTEEFLRSFGVKSLGELPELNSVQMEEFKQQAEAEVQLQLDI, from the coding sequence GTGGATAGAAAGAAAGCGGAAGCAGTTTTGGAAGCAATCCTTTTTACCATGGGGGATTCGGTTGAGGTAGTGAGACTTGCCGGGACAATAGAAGAAGATGTAAAGGTGACGAAGGAAATTCTTGCGGACATGAAAGTTCGGTATGAGAAGGAAGATCGCGGAATTATGCTGATTGAGTTGGAGGATGCCGTGCAGCTTTGTACAAAGCCTGATATGTATGAATATCTAATTAAGGTGGCTAAGACACCGAGGAAATTCGTGCTGACGGATATGCTGCTTGAGACTTTATCCATTATTGCATACAAACAGCCGGTTACCAAGCTTGAAATTGAGAAGATCAGAGGAGTGAATTGCGACTATGCGGTAAGCCGCCTTGTGGAATTCAACTTAGTAACAGAAGTTGGAAGGCTGGATGCTCCGGGGAAGCCGTTGCTTTTTGGTACTACGGAGGAATTCTTAAGAAGTTTTGGTGTGAAGTCATTAGGGGAACTGCCGGAACTTAACTCCGTGCAGATGGAGGAGTTCAAACAACAGGCGGAAGCAGAAGTACAGTTACAGTTGGATATTTGA
- a CDS encoding biotin/lipoyl-containing protein codes for MKNYTITVNGNVYDVVVEEGVSTGAPVAAPKAAPAPVAAPAPVAPAPAAAPAAAPAAPAAGTAGGVRVEAGAAGKVFSIEAKVGQTVKAGDAIVVIEAMKMEIPVVSPQDGTVASIDVTVGDAIEAGTLLATLN; via the coding sequence ATGAAAAATTACACCATTACTGTAAATGGAAATGTATATGATGTTGTAGTAGAAGAAGGCGTATCCACAGGAGCACCCGTAGCGGCACCCAAGGCAGCTCCTGCACCGGTAGCGGCGCCTGCACCTGTAGCTCCGGCTCCGGCAGCAGCACCCGCAGCAGCACCGGCGGCTCCGGCAGCAGGAACAGCCGGCGGCGTTAGAGTAGAGGCTGGTGCAGCAGGTAAAGTGTTCTCGATTGAAGCGAAGGTTGGACAGACGGTGAAGGCCGGTGACGCAATCGTAGTAATCGAAGCTATGAAGATGGAAATTCCGGTTGTTTCTCCCCAGGATGGCACGGTAGCAAGCATTGATGTAACAGTAGGCGATGCGATAGAGGCAGGAACATTACTTGCAACATTGAACTAA
- a CDS encoding acyl-CoA carboxylase subunit beta — MGTTSQASQRITALLDENSFVEIGALVTARATDFNLKQTETPSDGVITGYGVIDGNLVYVYSQDVSVLNGSVGEMHAKKITNLYDLALKTGAPVIGLIHSAGLRLQEATDALNAFGEIYFKQTNASGVIPQITAIFGSCGGGLALIPTLTDFTLMEEKNAKLFVNSPNAIDGNEISKCDTSSATFQSEEAGIVDVVSDEAGVLAQIRQLVSLLPANNEDNDSFDECTDDLNRECENLINCAGDTSIALSQISDHGIFFETKRNYAKDMVTGFIKLNGATVGAIANRTEIYDAEGNVTEKFDAVLSAKGCEKAADFVNFCDAFDIPVLTFTNVKGFASSKCSEKKIAKAAARLTYAFANATVPKVNVITKKAYGSAYVAMNSKAIGADITMTWPDAEIGTMEAKLAAKIICSGQGADAIDACAKEYGELQTSALSAARRGYVDQIVAPSETRKYVIGAFEMLYTKHEERPAKKHGTV; from the coding sequence ATGGGTACTACTTCACAAGCGAGTCAAAGAATAACAGCTTTACTCGACGAAAACAGTTTCGTTGAAATCGGGGCACTTGTAACGGCAAGGGCGACAGACTTCAATTTGAAACAGACAGAAACTCCTTCTGACGGTGTGATCACCGGTTATGGAGTAATTGACGGTAATCTTGTGTATGTTTACAGCCAGGATGTTTCTGTTTTGAACGGTTCTGTGGGCGAGATGCATGCCAAAAAGATTACGAATCTCTATGATCTGGCATTAAAGACAGGCGCTCCTGTTATCGGATTAATTCATTCGGCCGGACTTAGGCTACAAGAAGCAACGGATGCGTTAAATGCTTTCGGCGAGATTTATTTTAAACAAACGAATGCCTCAGGAGTTATTCCTCAAATTACTGCTATTTTCGGTAGCTGCGGAGGTGGACTTGCCCTGATTCCGACGCTTACGGACTTTACACTGATGGAAGAGAAGAATGCAAAGCTTTTTGTTAATTCTCCTAATGCAATTGACGGCAATGAGATTTCTAAATGCGATACTTCTTCCGCAACATTTCAAAGTGAAGAGGCGGGTATCGTAGATGTAGTTTCTGACGAGGCGGGCGTTCTTGCCCAGATTAGACAACTCGTTTCCCTTCTCCCGGCAAATAACGAAGATAATGATTCTTTTGATGAATGTACGGATGATTTAAATAGAGAATGTGAAAATCTTATCAATTGTGCTGGTGATACTTCCATTGCACTTTCCCAGATTTCCGATCATGGTATTTTCTTTGAGACGAAGAGAAACTATGCGAAAGACATGGTGACAGGTTTCATCAAATTAAATGGTGCTACGGTAGGTGCAATTGCAAACCGTACAGAGATTTATGATGCAGAAGGTAATGTTACTGAGAAATTCGATGCAGTATTGTCTGCAAAAGGTTGTGAAAAGGCGGCAGATTTCGTTAATTTCTGTGATGCTTTCGATATTCCGGTACTTACTTTTACCAATGTAAAAGGATTTGCCTCCAGCAAATGCTCGGAGAAAAAGATTGCGAAAGCTGCAGCTCGCCTTACCTATGCTTTTGCGAATGCAACAGTACCGAAGGTGAATGTAATAACGAAGAAAGCATATGGAAGTGCATATGTTGCGATGAATTCCAAAGCAATCGGCGCGGATATTACTATGACATGGCCAGATGCTGAGATCGGCACGATGGAAGCTAAGCTTGCAGCTAAGATTATTTGCTCCGGACAGGGTGCAGATGCTATCGATGCTTGTGCTAAAGAATATGGAGAGCTTCAGACGAGTGCATTAAGTGCGGCGAGAAGAGGCTATGTGGATCAGATTGTTGCTCCTTCCGAGACGAGAAAATATGTGATTGGCGCTTTTGAGATGTTGTATACCAAGCATGAAGAACGTCCGGCGAAAAAACATGGTACAGTTTAG
- a CDS encoding sodium ion-translocating decarboxylase subunit beta, whose product MDYIVNTLDNLVHQTAFFNLTWGNYLMIVVACVFLYLAIAKGFEPLLLLPIAFGMLLVNIYPDIMRSIEDSGHGAAGMLYYFYLLDEWAILPSLIFLGVGAMTDFGPLIANPKSFLLGAAAQFGIFAAYFGAIALGFNDKAAAAISIIGGADGPTSIFLAGKLQQTALLGPIAVAAYSYMSLVPIIQPPIMKLLTTEKERKIKMEQLRPVSKLEKILFPIVVTIVVCLILPTTAPLVGMLMLGNLFRESGVVRQLTDTAANALMYIVVILLGTSVGATTSAEAFLNLDTLKIVALGLIAFCFGTAAGVLFGKLMCVVTGGKVNPLIGSAGVSAVPMAARVSQKVGAESDPTNFLLMHAMGPNVAGVIGTAVAAGTFMAVFGVF is encoded by the coding sequence ATGGATTACATTGTAAATACATTGGATAATCTAGTGCATCAGACGGCTTTCTTCAATCTTACTTGGGGAAATTACCTGATGATTGTAGTAGCTTGTGTATTTCTTTATCTTGCTATCGCGAAAGGTTTTGAACCCTTATTATTGCTTCCGATAGCATTCGGTATGCTACTCGTTAACATTTATCCCGATATCATGCGCAGCATCGAGGATTCGGGACATGGAGCGGCTGGTATGCTGTATTATTTCTATCTTTTAGATGAATGGGCGATTTTACCTTCCCTCATCTTTCTCGGAGTAGGAGCCATGACGGACTTCGGTCCGTTAATCGCCAATCCCAAGAGCTTCCTCTTGGGCGCAGCGGCGCAGTTCGGTATTTTTGCTGCTTACTTCGGAGCGATTGCTCTGGGATTCAACGACAAAGCGGCAGCTGCTATCTCAATTATCGGAGGTGCGGATGGACCTACTTCTATCTTCCTCGCAGGCAAGCTGCAGCAGACAGCTTTGCTCGGACCGATTGCAGTAGCGGCATATTCTTATATGTCATTAGTACCCATTATTCAGCCGCCGATCATGAAGCTTCTTACGACAGAAAAGGAGAGAAAAATAAAAATGGAGCAGCTTCGTCCGGTTTCCAAGCTGGAGAAGATTCTTTTCCCAATTGTCGTTACTATTGTTGTATGTCTGATTCTTCCTACCACAGCTCCTTTAGTAGGTATGCTGATGCTCGGCAACCTGTTCAGAGAGTCGGGAGTAGTAAGACAGTTAACGGATACGGCAGCGAATGCTCTTATGTATATCGTTGTTATCTTGCTCGGAACCTCTGTTGGTGCCACGACGAGTGCAGAAGCATTTTTGAATCTCGACACTTTGAAAATCGTTGCCCTCGGTCTGATTGCGTTCTGCTTTGGTACGGCGGCCGGCGTATTATTCGGTAAGTTGATGTGTGTTGTTACCGGAGGTAAGGTGAATCCCTTAATCGGATCGGCAGGCGTATCTGCAGTGCCTATGGCAGCCAGAGTATCGCAGAAAGTCGGCGCAGAATCGGATCCGACCAACTTCCTTTTGATGCACGCGATGGGCCCCAATGTGGCAGGCGTTATCGGTACGGCGGTTGCAGCCGGTACCTTTATGGCAGTGTTCGGAGTATTCTAA
- a CDS encoding segregation and condensation protein A, with translation MAIPVKLQVFEGPLDLLLHLIDKNKVDIYDIPIVEITAQYLDYIKNMETEDMNVMSEFLVMAATLIDIKCRMLLPKEVNEEGEEEDPREELVQKLLEYKMYKYMSFELKDRQMDALRTLYRRQSLPKEVENYRQPVDYEALLADVNLNKLHEIFQFMIKRQEDKIDPVRSTFGKIEKDEVDMDLKTAYVEKYVKTHQRFSFRMLLEKQHSKMEMIVTFLVVLEMMKLGQIDIEQQDICDDILITSNIYVKAIATIQ, from the coding sequence ATGGCAATTCCGGTAAAACTGCAGGTGTTCGAAGGCCCTTTGGACCTTCTGCTACATCTGATTGATAAGAATAAAGTGGATATCTACGATATTCCTATTGTGGAGATTACCGCGCAGTATTTGGATTACATTAAAAATATGGAGACTGAGGATATGAACGTCATGAGTGAGTTTCTTGTAATGGCGGCAACCTTAATCGATATTAAATGCAGAATGCTTTTGCCAAAAGAAGTGAATGAAGAAGGCGAAGAGGAGGACCCGAGGGAAGAACTTGTCCAGAAACTGTTGGAATATAAAATGTATAAATATATGTCCTTTGAATTGAAGGATAGGCAGATGGATGCGCTTCGGACTCTTTACCGCAGGCAGAGTCTTCCCAAGGAAGTGGAGAATTACAGGCAGCCCGTAGATTATGAAGCGTTGCTTGCGGATGTGAACTTGAATAAACTTCATGAAATATTTCAGTTTATGATAAAAAGGCAGGAAGATAAAATTGACCCTGTCAGAAGCACCTTTGGGAAAATTGAAAAAGATGAAGTCGATATGGATTTAAAGACTGCTTATGTAGAAAAGTATGTGAAGACGCATCAGCGGTTCAGTTTCCGTATGCTGTTAGAAAAGCAGCATAGCAAGATGGAGATGATTGTTACATTTCTTGTTGTTTTGGAAATGATGAAGCTGGGGCAGATCGATATTGAGCAGCAGGATATTTGTGATGATATTTTAATTACGTCTAATATCTATGTAAAAGCGATAGCAACTATTCAGTAG